A stretch of the Corylus avellana chromosome ca6, CavTom2PMs-1.0 genome encodes the following:
- the LOC132184826 gene encoding protein MOTHER of FT and TFL1 produces MAASVDPLVVGRVIGDVVDMFVPTVNMSAYFGPKHVTNGCDIKPSMAVNPPKMTLSGHSDELYSLVMIDPDAPSPSEPTMREWVHWIVVDIPGGTNPTRGKEILPYVGPRPPIGIHRYILVLFRQKAPLGLVDQPGSRANFSTRLFAGQLDLGLPVATVYFNSQKEPASRRR; encoded by the exons ATGGCTGCCTCCGTCGATCCGCTTGTTGTGGGGCGAGTGATTGGTGATGTTGTAGACATGTTTGTTCCGACCGTCAACATGTCTGCCTACTTTGGCCCCAAGCACGTGACAAATGGCTGTGATATCAAGCCTTCAATGGCTGTCAATCCTCCGAAAATGACACTCTCTGGGCATTCAGACGAGCTATATTCTCtg GTGATGATTGATCCTGATGCTCCCAGCCCTAGCGAGCCCACCATGAGAGAATGGGTCCATTG GATTGTGGTGGACATTCCGGGTGGAACTAACCCAACTAGAG GGAAGGAGATTCTGCCATATGTGGGGCCACGGCCACCAATCGGAATTCATCGGTACATATTGGTGCTGTTCCGGCAGAAGGCTCCTCTGGGACTTGTGGATCAGCCAGGCTCTCGTGCAAACTTTAGTACCCGTCTTTTTGCCGGCCAGCTCGATTTGGGTTTGCCGGTGGCGACGGTGTACTTCAACTCACAAAAGGAGCCGGCGAGCAGGAGGCGCTAG